TGAAATCCTGAAACACAGCACCTGTCCCGTCCCAATGGCGATTCTTAAATGCATTGAAGTAGCCGCGGGACTTGCACTGAGAAGAGATGTCATCGTTAAATTCAGGACTTAGGCGACTAAGATGTCGTATTTGAGACTGCGAGGATCTCATCGATCTTTTTTGTCCAGATTACTGCACTCGGCCCGGTGAGATACATCGCCACGATCATTGCCTCCTGCAACTCCTCTTTCGTCGCACCAGCGTTAAATGCCGCCTGAACATGAGTTTCAAGACAGGTCTCACACTTCAACATGCAAGAGATTGCGACAGCGATTAGTTCTTTAACCTTTGTCGTCAGGGCGCCACTCCTAAACACCTCAGCTTTCATTTTGTAAAGAGCTTGGATAACCTCAGGTTTCTGTTTCGCAAGCAATTCCAGACTCATGAATAAGGATATGGCATCATCTATATTATATCCGATGCTATTCTGGAGGGTGTGCCGAAAGTTTCAACTTCAACAGTTGTAGAGAGACTGAGGCAATTAGATGGTGTTCTCTACGCGTTTGAGATCGCACCAAGCATTAGAGATCAACTGAGGGAGATTGAAAGGCAAATTAGAGCAACACTGGGGATCGAGGTTAAAAATACAGGTGTTGAAGAATGCCTAAAGAGGGATCAAATTATCTGCATCATCAAGGACAAACGATTTAGGCCTCCACCCGAACCGACGATCTACTTGGTCGCAGATGATGGGACGATTCTAGGACAGGAAGTTCTTGAAAGTGATAAACCAAAATTCCAATGCGCCGATCACGTCATCTTTCTTTCGGACGACTTTGTCGTTTTCGCTGATAGAAGACCTAAACCTGGTTGTAAGGAATATTTCCTTATGCCACCGGTTCGATTCCCAGAAGTAGAGGCAATCGATGGCGTGAGAAATGTTGTCTCGTGTAGTCCCTCCCCACTTGGCGATTTGCTGATCCGCAAGGCGCACAACATCACAGACGATCCGAGATTGGCGAGTGTGCTCATTGGCTTTGATATCGAGAACGATGATAAATAGAAGCAGAATTTCACATAACTCAATTTTGAAGAGAGGACAATTTCGTTTGAACTTGTGGCTAGGTCAAAAATTACCCGACTTATCTTACAATCAAGAAAATTCTGAATTGTAAAAATTAATGAAATATCAGAAAGATCGATAAAACGAATTAAAAAAAGAAAAAAATAGTTTAAGTCCCTGAGGGCGTGATCCGGCTGATCGCCTTTTCCACTTCCTCAAGGGTTTGTTTCATCTTCTCAAGTTCCTCGAGCTGTTCCTCCAGTCCCTTCTCCTTATCGGCGACGACACGATACTCACCAGGCTCGGCTTCCTCCAGGGCAGTTATATCATAATAGAGGTTGTACGTGTCCAGTAGCGCCCATGTTACTTCGTCTTCCACCTTGATGTCCAAGATCTTCCCTACCGTGCCGGTGTTCTTGTATTTCGCATAGTCGCCGATTTTCATGAGATCACGCCGGAGGAATGATCAATGTCCTTTCACCAGCGGGTCTGAATTCCCTCAGCCCACCACGGCCGAACTCTCTCGTGACATTTGCGAAGTCAAATGGTAGGTGCTTGTCCGCAAAGGCAACTTTGATCAGCGGGTTGCACACGAACGCGTCGCCCCTAGCTACATGAGCAGCGTTGGCAATCCCAGCGTATCCACTCAGATGTCCGACGTTCATCGCATAGTTCGGGTAGTTCGGTCCTCTCAGCTCAAAGGGCAAGCCCTCGTCGCTTCTATAGGAGAAGCTGTTCGCAGAACCGCACTGATCTTGCAGGTCATATCCGTAGAACCCGAGTCTGCCTAGGCGCTCCTTGTGCTGCAGCATCGAGAGATACCAGCCGTTAACACCTACATCTGCAATACCCGTTGCCATTGCCGCCGCAATACCACTTGCAGCCGCAGCAACAGTTGCTCTCTGGGACCCGCCGAAGTGCGTTTCCATAACGGCTGGATATCGCTCATACATCTCCAGTGCGTAGGAGTTGACCTCAGTAACCAGCTCCTCGATCATATCCATAGAGGGCTTTGCCTTCGCAAGACCGCCGTATTTCTTCTTGATCAGATCTACAGCGTAGTACGTGTAGTCCTCCAGGATGTTGTCAGTGTATGCAGCGGTCGCATATTGGGTGAACCCTACACCACCGGACATGTACGATCCTAGGTATATCTGATCATAGATGACAGCACCGAGTGCTACGGCCTCGAGCGCAGCCCTTGCTGGGTCATCAGGATATTTCCTGAATGATTGTGTCATATCCGCAAGATATCCGAATGGAATACCTCCTGGCTCGTTAGGTCCTCGTGCCCTCCTCGCTGGCATCATTGTACCCATCTCGACGACAGCTGCGTGCTTCGCAGCGAACGCAAAGTCGGCGATCGCCGCTTCTCCGGCAGCGAGTTTGTACGATGTAATGAATGCCATGCTAATCTGCATCGCACTCCATCTCGACATCGTTGCACCGTCGCAGGTACGACCAACGATCGTTGGGCATCTGACGACCTGCCATAGGGTATTCCCAATCGCTTCCTTGAGCTGCTTTGCCTGCTCTGGCGGGAACTCCTTGTTGATGTCAATGACAAAGCACTTGTCAATCTCATCAATCAATTCATCATTTCCGCTGAAGACCTTCACATAGCAGTCAGCCGTCAATGCCGGGCTGCACTCTGCCATGTGCTCCTGGACGACAGCACCGCCAGGCATCGTGTGGTTAACAGCCTCCAAGTAAGTGTTGATCGTCTCAGGTGTAACCTCTTTCCCAAGCCTCTTTTCGATGACCTGATGGGCCGTGTCCAGACCAACGATAACCGTTCTTCGTATATCGTCCCAAGCCTGCTGCATCGCGGCGTTGTTTATGAAATGCAGATCGTCGGCCTCCACAAATATGTCCGTGTGAGACAACTGATAGGGCATCAGTACTCTCTGACCGAGAGGAACACCGATGTCCTGGTTCATCGCAGGAATGCCTCTCTCCTTCGCGATCTTATTAGCCTGCTCGACCCATTCCCGCTTCCTCTTTGACTGCCTCCAGCCGCCAAAGGAATAGTATGTCGTGTGGACCTCAGTGGGGTCTTCCTTGAATTTTTTCTTTACAGCCTTTATAAAAAGCTTCTCATCGGCCATTGATTATACCCCCTTCAGTGCAAATGGCTGGAATCCAGCCAGCGTTCTCAACCTGTGGATCCTCAGGTTGACCATCATAACCTCTTTGTCCTCTCTCATGTCGACGCCGTCGACCCTGAACATCGTCGTCCGCTTCTTCAACTCCTCTTCCGGCAGCGGCTTGCCAACCGAAATCGGCTTGTCCAGAGGAATGGCAACCTGGTCTTTTACGTATTCAACCTCGCCCTTCTTTGCATTCCAGCGGTACCTCTGCCATGCATCGAACATAAGGCCGTTCTCATCAAGACGGCACGCATGTCCGTGGACAGTCGCACCTCTGATACCCGTCCTAGCAGGATCGAACGTCTCGCTCTCAATGAGCTCCTTCGCTACCTTCTCGAGGTCACGCTCTCTCATCTCAATAATCTGTCTTCCAGAGAGTGTACCAGTGTCGACGCCCCTAAACCTGCTGACGTTCATCCATGCTCTGACGTAAGGCACAATCGGCGCAAAGTACACCGAGTCAGTGAATTGGACATATCGGATCCTGTCCCCAGCCTTTGCACCTGGCGTTGGTTCAACTAACTGCCTGATCGGGCAATCTGGCTCAGTTCCTTCCTCCAGTGGCGGGTGAACGCTCTTGTATTCTTCACCCGGCTGCCGGTGACCGAGTATTTTCACGACGTCTTCCATAGAAAGCTCGCGTAGCTTGTCGAGCTTGACGTTCGGGTCTATGTATCGGCGTCTGTTCTTCGCCGGAATTGTTGTCCCGGGATAGAACTGCCTCTTATACGCCATTTAAATCACCTCACTCCTTTTTTATAATCGGAAACAGTAGGCCTATATTTCGAATACCTTCCAACCTCCAAGTCGAAGCCAAACGGCAAGATCTCTTTACAGATTTCCTCAATGTCCTTCAAGGCCGCTTCAACATGATCGATATCGTCAATTTCAACGAAAATACGGCCAACCTGGACCTTGAGTTCCGTCTTCTTTCCCGCTACTTCGATCACTCTCCTTTCACTGTGATCCACGTCGAGACCTGCTCCTGGACCCATAGTGATCTTCTCTGGGAGAGATTCGCCCTGAATATTGATCTGTCTCACGTGCTTGACTGTATACAACTTGTTCAACAATTTTTCTGTCGTCGCAGCCGACAAAAGCCTCGACGGGAAAATCATGATCTCCGGTAGCGGTACCGGCTCCGGCATGGATTCGGCAGGCATCTTCACACCATTTCCTTCAGCTTCTTTGCCTCTTTTCCGACCATCTTTATAGGTGACTTAAACTCAGGTATGTCACCGAATACCTCTTTCACAAGCCCTGATGTTGCTTCAGCGGAGAACATCTGTGTGCCAGCATCTAATGCACAACCAGCAGCAATCGCAGGAATCACAAAGCCCTTTGAGTGCCTCGTGACGATATGGTTCCCATGGAAGAGACCTGGCCCACCTCCACCGTAGATCGAGTGCGAGAAGAAGGACATCCCCACAGATGTACCCATCGCACGACCAAAGTCGACACCCGGCAATCCGGTCTCATGCTCGAGCAGATCATTGTAGTACAATATCGTTGACGGTACACCTTGCGCCGCTCTCGCTGCACCGCAGTTAACCATGATCGCACAAAGCATACCCGCAGCTGCGTACGCATTCCACAGTGCGAAATCATTGGTTGTGTAGACCTTATATCCAGAGGGCAACTTCTCCTTTACCTTGATAACTTTGTCCTCAATCGCCCTCCCTACAATTGATTCAACTACGCTCCCTACTGTGCCTGTTTTTCCGTTCTCCTTGACGATTTCATAGACCATATTGTTCGCGTTGAGACCCTGGTATGCGAGCCCTAGCAAGTGCATCCGCTCGAATGGTCCGATCGCATCGCCCATCTCGAACATCGCAGTTTGCTCAAATATTGACGCAAGAGCCGCTGCATTCATTGCATTCCTACCGGTCAATGCCACAATGTGGTTTGCCATAATGTTCCTCAATGCATACCCTGCGCCTTCGTTGTTCTGGGGAACCTCCAAAATCGACTTAACGTTGGCTCCCAGAAAGTTCAGAGTCTGGGGATATCTCCCCCATACGGCAGCCTTAACCATGTTGGCTCGGAACATATCGATGTCGAAAAGCTCGATAATCGCTTGGGTCACCGCTGCGGCGGCTGCAGTAAATCCAGTTGTGTATTCAGCGCCAGCCTCCAGCCGCACCGAGGGTACTTTCACGATCATCCTCTTGCCGTCCGCCAATATGCTGACCTCCGTATCGTCGTTCTGAGCGACTTTTAGGATATCGCGGACAGCCCTCGCAATCTTTGCCGCATTCGCGACAAGCGGGACATCGATCTCCTTGCCCTTGATGTGTCCGCCGCCAACCTTCCCGGTTTTTAGAGACTTTTCAATCCCAGCAAGGTCGACAGCGACAACTCGCTTGGCCAAGGACACCGTTCTCTTGATGGCAGGGTTATACAGAGGACTGATGGCTTCCAGTGGCACATCCCTTTCAATTAGCTTGCCCCTGTCGTCATACAAGTCTACTTTGTCCTTGTATTTCGCCATTCAATACCTCCCTTTTTCTAGATTTTCACCGACCTTGGAAAGCTTCCTCGGACGATGAAAATCAGTCCCCTTGCGTTATTTCATTAAAACGAGCTAGCTTATAATTTTGATTATGGATGGATACTCCATCCATACTAAACAATCGATTAAATCATAGATCGATCCAGTTAGACCGAATAGACGACTTAACGTGCATTTATTATTTTTCTTGCTGAATTAAATTTTTTATGGTTGTGATAACCAATTCCGCGTCCGCCTTCTTGAGGTCCCTTGCGCAATTTAATAAGTATTCTCGGAGCCTGATAAATTCATTTCTTTTCAATTTCTCGCATGCAATTTCTAGGGCCTTTTCATAGGATCTTTCAGGAAAATAAACCGCCTTTAGCTCGTTGATAATGTCTTTGCTTTGCGATTCCGTAATGATGCCTCGATCGACAGCACGCTCAAGATTGTACCGAATATTAATAAGCGCCTCTGAAAGGGGCTCCAGCGTTTCAGGATTGAATATAATGGCGACCTCATCATCACCCTCAATCACACCCGATGAATACATATCAAATATCCTCCCAACACCGATCATTCCAAAGTCTTTCAGTTCCGAAGCCCGTAGGGCGCCCATACTGCCACCCCCTACAACGGTGATACCCCTTTCCAATAAGCCAATGATTTCACGATGACCTACAGCTGAGTCACTGAAAAATATTCCATCGATAATGCCAACGACGACGTTCTTTTCACCATAAATCGAGACCAAATCCCCTCGTTTCACCGGAGGCCTATAATCTGCGTCCAGGATGTTCCTTGCTTCGGTGTGCGATAAGCTTGGACCAAGGAAGATGATGGCTTTCAGGTCGTCGCCTCCATTAATCTACGGCCTACACGTTCCTCATCCATTGCAAAGACTTCCAGTCCTGGAACTATAATCCTAACAACTGGGACTCCCAACTCTTCTCGCGTAAGGTCGACCGCAATCACTTTTCTAAATCCTCTTTTTTTGAGTTGATCAAGAACGAATAATATGTCGTCATAAATATCCATTGAATCAAGCCTATCGATCTCGGAGACCTTTTTTTCATTTCCCGAATTCGAAAACCACATCCTGTTGATCGATTTCGTTTTTTCATATCCGAGTTTCTGTCGGAACCTGGCATTGATTGTGTCCTCCCTCGCCCCGTGGATCTGCGTCACTCTGCTTTGTGCAGCTTCGGTCAGTGCACGGATCGCTGCAACATGAGGATTCAGATGCGTTCCGATGCCCATGACCAGCAGTGTCGGGTCTTTCGTTTGCCAGTCATCAGCCGCTACGCCAATCGTCGGGATTCCGATGTCGCTTGTCAACTCCTTCATATGGATGCGAATGCCTTGCGACTCAAACTTTTGCACCAAGTCATAAACGAGTCCATTCTCAGCATCAAAAGATAAATCCGACTTTACGCACCGCTTGACCTCACATATAGACCATGCATCTCTTTCAA
This genomic stretch from Methanomassiliicoccales archaeon harbors:
- a CDS encoding carboxymuconolactone decarboxylase family protein, with amino-acid sequence MSLELLAKQKPEVIQALYKMKAEVFRSGALTTKVKELIAVAISCMLKCETCLETHVQAAFNAGATKEELQEAMIVAMYLTGPSAVIWTKKIDEILAVSNTTS
- a CDS encoding DUF2098 family protein; this translates as MKIGDYAKYKNTGTVGKILDIKVEDEVTWALLDTYNLYYDITALEEAEPGEYRVVADKEKGLEEQLEELEKMKQTLEEVEKAISRITPSGT
- the mcrA gene encoding coenzyme-B sulfoethylthiotransferase subunit alpha, translating into MADEKLFIKAVKKKFKEDPTEVHTTYYSFGGWRQSKRKREWVEQANKIAKERGIPAMNQDIGVPLGQRVLMPYQLSHTDIFVEADDLHFINNAAMQQAWDDIRRTVIVGLDTAHQVIEKRLGKEVTPETINTYLEAVNHTMPGGAVVQEHMAECSPALTADCYVKVFSGNDELIDEIDKCFVIDINKEFPPEQAKQLKEAIGNTLWQVVRCPTIVGRTCDGATMSRWSAMQISMAFITSYKLAAGEAAIADFAFAAKHAAVVEMGTMMPARRARGPNEPGGIPFGYLADMTQSFRKYPDDPARAALEAVALGAVIYDQIYLGSYMSGGVGFTQYATAAYTDNILEDYTYYAVDLIKKKYGGLAKAKPSMDMIEELVTEVNSYALEMYERYPAVMETHFGGSQRATVAAAASGIAAAMATGIADVGVNGWYLSMLQHKERLGRLGFYGYDLQDQCGSANSFSYRSDEGLPFELRGPNYPNYAMNVGHLSGYAGIANAAHVARGDAFVCNPLIKVAFADKHLPFDFANVTREFGRGGLREFRPAGERTLIIPPA
- the mcrG gene encoding coenzyme-B sulfoethylthiotransferase subunit gamma; translation: MAYKRQFYPGTTIPAKNRRRYIDPNVKLDKLRELSMEDVVKILGHRQPGEEYKSVHPPLEEGTEPDCPIRQLVEPTPGAKAGDRIRYVQFTDSVYFAPIVPYVRAWMNVSRFRGVDTGTLSGRQIIEMRERDLEKVAKELIESETFDPARTGIRGATVHGHACRLDENGLMFDAWQRYRWNAKKGEVEYVKDQVAIPLDKPISVGKPLPEEELKKRTTMFRVDGVDMREDKEVMMVNLRIHRLRTLAGFQPFALKGV
- the mcrD gene encoding methyl-coenzyme M reductase operon protein D, whose protein sequence is MPAESMPEPVPLPEIMIFPSRLLSAATTEKLLNKLYTVKHVRQINIQGESLPEKITMGPGAGLDVDHSERRVIEVAGKKTELKVQVGRIFVEIDDIDHVEAALKDIEEICKEILPFGFDLEVGRYSKYRPTVSDYKKGVR
- the mcrB gene encoding coenzyme-B sulfoethylthiotransferase subunit beta; translated protein: MAKYKDKVDLYDDRGKLIERDVPLEAISPLYNPAIKRTVSLAKRVVAVDLAGIEKSLKTGKVGGGHIKGKEIDVPLVANAAKIARAVRDILKVAQNDDTEVSILADGKRMIVKVPSVRLEAGAEYTTGFTAAAAAVTQAIIELFDIDMFRANMVKAAVWGRYPQTLNFLGANVKSILEVPQNNEGAGYALRNIMANHIVALTGRNAMNAAALASIFEQTAMFEMGDAIGPFERMHLLGLAYQGLNANNMVYEIVKENGKTGTVGSVVESIVGRAIEDKVIKVKEKLPSGYKVYTTNDFALWNAYAAAGMLCAIMVNCGAARAAQGVPSTILYYNDLLEHETGLPGVDFGRAMGTSVGMSFFSHSIYGGGGPGLFHGNHIVTRHSKGFVIPAIAAGCALDAGTQMFSAEATSGLVKEVFGDIPEFKSPIKMVGKEAKKLKEMV
- a CDS encoding TfuA-related McrA-glycine thioamidation protein, with translation MFLGPSLSHTEARNILDADYRPPVKRGDLVSIYGEKNVVVGIIDGIFFSDSAVGHREIIGLLERGITVVGGGSMGALRASELKDFGMIGVGRIFDMYSSGVIEGDDEVAIIFNPETLEPLSEALINIRYNLERAVDRGIITESQSKDIINELKAVYFPERSYEKALEIACEKLKRNEFIRLREYLLNCARDLKKADAELVITTIKNLIQQEK
- a CDS encoding YcaO-related McrA-glycine thioamidation protein — its product is MRLGPSPKKYLFDGHRIVDPKTTLQRVEPLCKIAGITRIADITGLDRVGIPVYSSIRPSAESGAVSVYNGKGATKEQAKVSAIMEGLERYSAEQKDREVVRAKPDEMLSSRYAIHPSDLILPKTSLFHVDFQSIAWVEGVELNEMERIWVPANAVFHPYTSRLDMTLFRSNTNGLASGNSLEEAVLHGLCEVIERDAWSICEVKRCVKSDLSFDAENGLVYDLVQKFESQGIRIHMKELTSDIGIPTIGVAADDWQTKDPTLLVMGIGTHLNPHVAAIRALTEAAQSRVTQIHGAREDTINARFRQKLGYEKTKSINRMWFSNSGNEKKVSEIDRLDSMDIYDDILFVLDQLKKRGFRKVIAVDLTREELGVPVVRIIVPGLEVFAMDEERVGRRLMEATT